One Streptomyces lincolnensis genomic region harbors:
- a CDS encoding ABC transporter permease: MRGRQELWLGVLGVLLAFGVCEAVSRAGLVRRSYLPPASEVLTRAVELAGDQVFLDGILATLRAWALGLGLACAVAVPLGLLLGSVPVVDAATRAIVEFLRPLPSVALIPLVSLLLGSGTETKVALITYACVWPILFNTVYGLGETDPLAKDTLRAFGFGRLAVLLRVELPGTAPFIAAGIRISAAVALVLAVATEILAGFGEGLGIFIAQAGLATDGNRDVLAGVVWAGTLGLVINGVLVGAERRLFPWTPEQRAAAEQGARG; this comes from the coding sequence GTGAGGGGGCGTCAGGAACTGTGGCTCGGGGTTCTCGGCGTCCTCCTCGCCTTCGGCGTGTGCGAGGCGGTCAGCCGGGCCGGGCTCGTCCGCCGCAGCTACCTCCCGCCGGCCTCCGAAGTGCTCACCCGTGCCGTGGAGTTGGCGGGCGACCAGGTCTTCCTCGACGGGATCCTCGCCACCCTGCGCGCCTGGGCCCTGGGCCTCGGACTCGCCTGCGCCGTCGCCGTACCGCTCGGACTGCTACTGGGCAGTGTGCCCGTCGTCGACGCCGCCACCCGCGCGATCGTGGAGTTCCTGCGGCCGCTGCCCTCCGTCGCGCTGATCCCGCTGGTGTCCCTGCTGCTCGGCTCCGGCACCGAGACCAAGGTCGCGCTGATCACCTACGCCTGTGTGTGGCCGATCCTCTTCAACACCGTCTACGGCCTCGGCGAGACCGATCCGCTGGCCAAGGACACCCTGCGCGCCTTCGGCTTCGGACGCCTCGCGGTGCTCCTGCGGGTGGAACTGCCCGGCACGGCCCCCTTCATCGCCGCCGGCATCCGGATCTCGGCGGCCGTCGCGCTCGTCCTGGCCGTGGCCACCGAGATCCTCGCCGGTTTCGGCGAGGGCCTCGGCATCTTCATCGCCCAGGCGGGCCTGGCCACGGACGGCAACCGGGACGTCCTCGCCGGCGTGGTCTGGGCGGGCACGCTCGGCCTGGTCATCAACGGCGTGCTGGTGGGCGCGGAACGCCGGCTCTTCCCCTGGACACCGGAACAGCGGGCCGCCGCCGAGCAGGGGGCGCGGGGGTGA
- a CDS encoding ABC transporter permease, with the protein MSGETGTPSGRPGTAPPRSDRTKGAAPGPRGDRPGTTVHHALLRWSVLVLAVGVWEAVTRAHGSVYFPPPGRIARHAHDLWFSGPVRHAFLTPAAVDDILPSLGRMAAGFALAAVAGIALGLAVGRSRRAYALCNPVLQFARAVPPPALVPVFVVIFSFGTPMQIASIVFSAVWPVLINTAAGVRNTDPLRLDVAAVLRLNTVERLWFVVLPSALPRIFAGLRLSLSLSLILMVFSELLPGTENGIGFTLTDAQTRSDLLTVWAALVLLGALGHLLNTGLLVVEKRLIGRGKAP; encoded by the coding sequence GTGAGCGGGGAGACGGGCACACCCTCCGGCCGTCCCGGAACCGCCCCGCCCCGCAGCGACCGCACCAAGGGCGCCGCACCGGGTCCGCGCGGGGACCGCCCCGGCACCACCGTCCACCATGCCCTCCTGCGCTGGTCGGTGCTCGTCCTCGCCGTCGGTGTCTGGGAGGCGGTCACCCGCGCCCACGGCAGCGTCTACTTCCCGCCACCCGGCCGTATCGCGCGCCACGCGCACGACCTGTGGTTCTCCGGGCCCGTCCGGCACGCCTTCCTCACCCCGGCCGCCGTGGACGACATCCTGCCCAGCCTCGGCCGGATGGCCGCCGGCTTCGCCCTCGCCGCCGTCGCCGGGATCGCCCTCGGCCTGGCGGTCGGCCGCTCGCGCCGGGCGTACGCGCTGTGCAACCCCGTCCTCCAGTTCGCCCGGGCCGTCCCGCCACCCGCCCTGGTCCCCGTCTTCGTGGTGATCTTCTCCTTCGGTACGCCCATGCAGATCGCGTCGATCGTCTTCAGCGCCGTCTGGCCGGTGCTGATCAACACCGCCGCCGGCGTCCGCAACACCGACCCGCTGCGGCTCGACGTCGCGGCCGTGCTGCGTCTGAACACCGTCGAACGCCTGTGGTTCGTGGTCCTGCCCTCCGCGCTGCCCCGGATCTTCGCGGGACTGCGCCTGAGTCTTTCGCTCTCCCTCATCCTCATGGTGTTCTCGGAACTGCTGCCGGGCACCGAGAACGGCATCGGCTTCACGCTCACCGACGCCCAGACCCGCTCCGACCTGCTGACCGTGTGGGCGGCGCTGGTCCTGCTCGGCGCCCTCGGACACCTCCTCAACACCGGCCTGCTGGTCGTCGAGAAACGGCTGATCGGCAGGGGGAAGGCCCCATGA
- a CDS encoding ABC transporter ATP-binding protein has protein sequence MSTMSTAGRTTHHMLQLSAVGQHYGDHHVLHDLTLTVPAGQLLCVVGPSGCGKSTLLRTIAGLLPTREGTIEIAGTPVTGVPDRLAVVFQDYGRSLLPWLTVRDNVALPLRRQGLGRAERRAEADRILERVGLSGTARRHPWQLSGGMQQRVAIARALVCRPTLLLMDEPFGSLDAQTREDLEDLLLEVHHTDDTTIVFVTHDIDESVYVGDRVVALSSAPAARIVLDLPVDLPGTRDQIATRGLPEFVALRARVGRAVRGQTT, from the coding sequence ATGAGCACCATGAGCACGGCGGGACGGACCACGCACCACATGCTCCAACTCTCCGCGGTGGGCCAGCACTACGGCGACCACCACGTCCTGCACGACCTCACCCTGACCGTGCCCGCCGGCCAACTCCTGTGCGTGGTCGGCCCGTCGGGCTGCGGCAAGTCCACACTCCTGCGCACGATCGCCGGCCTGCTCCCCACCCGGGAGGGCACCATCGAGATCGCCGGCACCCCGGTCACGGGCGTCCCCGACCGGCTCGCCGTCGTCTTCCAGGACTACGGCCGCTCGCTGCTGCCGTGGCTGACGGTCCGCGACAACGTCGCCCTCCCCCTGCGCCGCCAGGGCCTCGGCCGGGCCGAACGCCGGGCCGAGGCGGACCGCATCCTGGAGCGCGTGGGCCTGTCCGGCACCGCACGGCGCCACCCCTGGCAGCTCTCCGGCGGCATGCAGCAACGCGTCGCCATCGCCCGCGCCCTGGTCTGCCGCCCCACCCTCCTCCTCATGGACGAACCCTTCGGCTCCCTCGACGCCCAGACCCGCGAGGACCTGGAGGACCTCCTCCTGGAGGTCCACCACACCGACGACACGACCATCGTCTTCGTCACCCACGACATCGACGAGAGCGTCTACGTCGGCGACCGCGTCGTGGCCCTCTCCTCGGCCCCCGCGGCCCGGATCGTCCTCGACCTGCCCGTCGACCTCCCCGGCACCCGCGACCAGATCGCCACGAGAGGACTGCCCGAGTTCGTGGCGCTGCGGGCGCGGGTGGGCCGGGCGGTACGCGGTCAGACCACCTGA
- a CDS encoding endonuclease/exonuclease/phosphatase family protein, which yields MSHTSRPTDHLSRPLSRRATLAAFAGAALTGASALPAAALSASATGRRTVRFATFNASLNRGTQGALVSDLSTPDNAQARNAAETIQRVDPDVLLVNEFDHDDRGTAAALFQRNYLAVGQRGALPIRFPYRFTAPVNTGVASGVDLDGRNGAVTTPGSDAYGQDAFGYGFFPGQYGMLVLSKYPIDIRAVRTFQRFLWKDMPDNVMPEGYYSAEARAILRLSSKSHWDVPVRVGHTARDTVHFLVSHPTPPTFDGPEDRNGRRNHDEIRLWADYIGGRRRGAYLYDDRGVRGGLRPGARFVLAGDLNADPFDGDSYDHAVRQLLDHPAVRLPRTPPSSAGGVEAARVQGGANAAHRGNPAYDTADFGDSAPGNLRVDHVIPSRGLVPGANGVFWPTSDDPLYRLVGNGTTVPTSDHRLVWQDVQVV from the coding sequence ATGAGCCACACCTCGCGTCCGACGGACCATCTCTCCAGACCGCTGTCGCGCCGTGCCACGCTCGCCGCGTTCGCCGGCGCGGCCCTGACCGGCGCCTCGGCGCTGCCCGCCGCCGCACTGTCCGCGTCGGCGACGGGCCGCCGCACGGTGCGTTTCGCCACGTTCAACGCCTCCTTGAACCGCGGCACCCAGGGGGCCCTCGTCAGCGACCTGTCCACCCCGGACAACGCGCAGGCGCGCAATGCCGCCGAGACCATCCAGCGCGTCGACCCGGACGTGCTGCTGGTCAACGAGTTCGACCACGACGACCGGGGCACCGCGGCGGCCCTGTTCCAGCGCAACTACCTGGCCGTCGGGCAGCGCGGCGCCCTGCCGATCCGTTTCCCGTACCGCTTCACCGCTCCGGTGAACACCGGCGTCGCCTCCGGGGTGGACCTCGACGGGCGCAACGGCGCGGTGACGACGCCGGGTTCGGACGCCTACGGCCAAGACGCCTTCGGGTACGGCTTCTTCCCGGGGCAGTACGGCATGCTCGTGCTCTCCAAGTACCCGATCGACATCCGCGCGGTGCGCACCTTCCAGCGTTTCCTGTGGAAGGACATGCCGGACAACGTGATGCCGGAGGGCTACTACAGCGCCGAGGCCCGGGCGATCCTGCGGCTGTCCTCCAAGAGCCACTGGGACGTGCCCGTGCGCGTCGGCCACACGGCCCGCGACACGGTCCACTTCCTCGTCTCGCACCCGACCCCGCCCACCTTCGACGGCCCCGAGGACCGCAACGGCCGGCGCAACCACGACGAGATCCGGCTGTGGGCGGACTACATCGGCGGGCGGCGGCGCGGCGCCTATCTGTACGACGACCGGGGCGTCCGCGGCGGTCTGCGGCCGGGCGCGCGGTTCGTGCTGGCGGGCGACCTGAACGCCGACCCGTTCGACGGTGACAGCTACGACCACGCCGTACGGCAGCTGCTGGACCACCCGGCGGTGCGGTTGCCGCGAACTCCGCCGTCCAGCGCGGGCGGTGTGGAGGCGGCGCGGGTGCAGGGCGGGGCGAACGCCGCGCACCGGGGAAACCCGGCCTACGACACGGCCGACTTCGGTGACAGCGCGCCCGGGAATCTGCGCGTCGACCACGTCATCCCCTCGCGGGGGCTGGTACCGGGCGCGAACGGCGTCTTCTGGCCCACGTCCGACGATCCGCTGTACCGCCTGGTGGGCAACGGCACGACGGTGCCGACCTCGGACCACCGCCTGGTGTGGCAGGACGTTCAGGTGGTCTGA
- the cyc2 gene encoding germacradienol/geosmin synthase Cyc2, producing the protein MTQQPFELPHFYMPYPARLNPHVDEARAHSTAWAREMGMLEGSGVWEQSDLDAHDYGLLCAYTHPDCDGPALSLITDWYVWVFFFDDHFLEMFKRTQDRAGGKAYLDRLPLFMPMDLSTPMPEPQNPVEAGLADLWSRTVPAMSADWRRRFAVATEHLLNESLWELSNINEGRIANPVEYIEMRRKVGGAPWSAGLVEYATAEVPTAVAGTRPLRVLMETFSDAVHLRNDLFSYQREVEDEGENSNGVLVLETFFGCTTQEAADSVNDVLTSRLHQFEHTALTEVPALALEKGLTPPEVAAVAAYTQGLQDWQSGGHEWHMKSSRYMNARARSTRPWQGLTGPGTSAADVGALLASAGAERLRAYTHVPYQKVGPSLLPDFYMPFQVELSPHLDGARTRLLEWTHRVGMLQEGVWDEDKLAAYDLPLCSAGLDPDATPEALDLSSRWLAWGTYGDDYYPLVFGHRRDLAAARLTTDRLAACMPVDGEETLVPLNGMERGLIDLWALTTAAMTPDQRQTLKDAVNVMTESWVWELSNQLQNRIPDPVDYLEMRRATFGSDLTLSLCRMGHGPAVPPEVYRSGPVRSLENAAVDYACLLNDVFSYQKEIEYEGEIHNAILVVQNFFGIDYPTALGVVHDLMTQRMRQFEHVVAHELPIVYDDFDLSEEARAIMRDYVDDLRNWLSGILNWHREVDRYKADWLAGRTHGFLPDRAPAVP; encoded by the coding sequence ATGACGCAGCAGCCCTTCGAACTCCCGCACTTCTACATGCCGTACCCCGCGCGGCTCAACCCCCATGTCGACGAGGCGCGCGCCCATTCGACCGCGTGGGCGCGCGAGATGGGCATGCTGGAGGGATCCGGCGTCTGGGAGCAGTCCGACCTCGACGCGCACGACTACGGCCTGCTCTGCGCCTACACCCACCCCGACTGCGACGGCCCCGCCCTCTCCCTGATCACCGACTGGTACGTGTGGGTCTTCTTCTTCGACGACCACTTCCTGGAGATGTTCAAGCGCACCCAGGACCGCGCAGGCGGCAAGGCCTATCTGGACCGGCTGCCGCTGTTCATGCCCATGGACCTGTCGACGCCGATGCCCGAGCCGCAGAACCCGGTCGAGGCGGGCCTGGCCGACCTGTGGTCGCGCACCGTGCCGGCCATGTCCGCCGACTGGCGCCGCCGCTTCGCCGTCGCCACCGAGCACCTGCTCAACGAGTCCCTGTGGGAGCTCTCCAACATCAACGAGGGACGGATCGCCAACCCCGTCGAGTACATCGAGATGCGCCGCAAGGTGGGCGGCGCCCCCTGGTCCGCCGGACTCGTGGAGTACGCGACCGCCGAGGTCCCCACCGCCGTCGCCGGGACCCGGCCGTTGCGGGTGCTGATGGAGACCTTCTCCGACGCCGTCCACCTGCGCAACGACCTCTTCTCCTACCAGCGCGAGGTCGAGGACGAGGGCGAGAACAGCAACGGCGTGCTCGTCCTGGAGACCTTCTTCGGCTGCACCACCCAGGAGGCCGCCGACAGCGTCAACGACGTCCTCACCTCACGCCTGCACCAGTTCGAGCACACCGCCCTCACCGAGGTGCCCGCCCTGGCCCTGGAGAAGGGGCTCACCCCGCCCGAGGTCGCCGCCGTCGCCGCGTACACGCAAGGGTTGCAGGACTGGCAGTCCGGCGGCCACGAGTGGCACATGAAGTCGAGCCGGTACATGAACGCGCGCGCCCGCTCCACCCGGCCCTGGCAGGGCCTCACCGGCCCCGGCACCTCCGCCGCCGACGTCGGCGCCCTGCTCGCCTCCGCCGGCGCCGAACGGCTGCGCGCCTACACGCACGTGCCGTACCAGAAGGTCGGCCCCTCCCTGCTGCCCGACTTCTACATGCCCTTCCAGGTCGAGCTCAGCCCGCACCTGGACGGCGCCCGCACCCGCCTCTTGGAGTGGACGCACCGCGTGGGCATGCTTCAGGAGGGCGTCTGGGACGAGGACAAACTCGCCGCCTACGACCTTCCGCTGTGCTCGGCCGGCCTCGACCCGGACGCCACCCCCGAGGCCCTGGACCTCAGTTCGCGCTGGCTCGCCTGGGGCACGTACGGCGACGACTACTACCCCCTCGTCTTCGGCCACCGCCGCGACCTGGCCGCCGCCCGCCTCACCACCGACCGCCTCGCGGCCTGCATGCCCGTGGACGGCGAGGAGACCCTCGTCCCCCTCAACGGCATGGAGCGCGGACTCATCGACCTGTGGGCCCTCACCACGGCGGCGATGACCCCCGACCAGCGGCAGACCCTGAAGGACGCGGTCAACGTGATGACCGAGAGCTGGGTGTGGGAGCTGTCCAACCAGCTCCAGAACCGCATCCCCGACCCCGTCGACTACCTGGAGATGCGCCGCGCCACCTTCGGCTCCGACCTCACCCTGAGCCTGTGCCGCATGGGCCACGGCCCCGCCGTCCCGCCGGAGGTCTACCGCAGCGGCCCCGTGCGCTCCCTGGAGAACGCCGCCGTCGACTACGCGTGCCTGCTCAACGACGTCTTCTCCTACCAGAAGGAGATCGAGTACGAGGGCGAGATCCACAACGCGATCCTCGTCGTACAGAACTTCTTCGGCATCGACTACCCGACCGCCCTCGGTGTCGTCCACGACCTGATGACCCAGCGGATGCGGCAGTTCGAGCACGTCGTCGCACACGAACTGCCCATCGTGTACGACGACTTCGACCTGTCCGAGGAAGCCCGCGCCATCATGCGCGACTACGTCGACGACCTGCGCAACTGGCTCTCCGGCATCCTCAACTGGCACCGCGAGGTCGACCGCTACAAGGCCGACTGGCTGGCCGGGCGCACCCATGGGTTCCTGCCGGACCGGGCGCCCGCCGTGCCCTGA
- a CDS encoding glutamine amidotransferase-related protein, whose translation MTNSAAPTARTARLALVGDRSPEVASHIRVPLLLDALAERDRLVLDAYWIPSEEAGDEDAVRGFDAVWVLPGSPYRSEAGVLAAIRTARVAGIPFLGTCGGFQHALLEYARHVCGLTRVAHAENDPGAEDPLIEPLACSLVGHESVVLIEPGSLAQSVIGSERTVERYFCAYGPSRHLDTLRAHGLRFSGHDEDGRVRIAELPGHPFFLASLFQPELSGDGSRPHPIVRALARAAVEHAGQGTAGARSGRNPWVRPASQSAL comes from the coding sequence ATGACGAACTCCGCGGCACCGACCGCTCGTACGGCCCGGCTCGCCCTGGTGGGCGACCGCTCCCCCGAGGTCGCCTCCCACATCCGTGTCCCGCTCCTGCTCGACGCCCTCGCCGAACGGGACCGGCTCGTCCTCGACGCGTACTGGATCCCGTCCGAGGAGGCCGGGGACGAGGACGCGGTACGGGGATTCGACGCGGTGTGGGTGCTGCCGGGCAGCCCGTACCGCAGCGAGGCCGGGGTACTCGCCGCGATCCGCACCGCGCGCGTGGCGGGCATCCCGTTCCTGGGCACGTGCGGCGGGTTCCAGCACGCGCTGCTGGAGTACGCCCGCCATGTGTGCGGGCTCACGCGCGTGGCGCACGCCGAGAACGACCCCGGCGCCGAGGACCCGCTCATCGAACCGCTGGCCTGTTCACTGGTCGGCCACGAGAGCGTCGTCCTGATCGAACCGGGCTCGCTCGCCCAGTCCGTCATCGGCTCCGAGCGCACGGTCGAACGCTACTTCTGCGCCTACGGTCCCTCCCGCCACCTCGACACGCTGCGCGCCCACGGACTCCGCTTCTCCGGCCACGACGAGGACGGCCGGGTCCGCATCGCCGAACTCCCCGGCCATCCCTTCTTCCTGGCCTCCCTCTTCCAGCCGGAGCTGTCCGGCGATGGCTCACGCCCGCACCCGATCGTGCGGGCGCTGGCGCGAGCGGCGGTGGAGCACGCCGGTCAGGGCACGGCGGGCGCCCGGTCCGGCAGGAACCCATGGGTGCGCCCGGCCAGCCAGTCGGCCTTGTAG
- a CDS encoding LysR family transcriptional regulator: MDPHLLRTYLAVTRLASFSEAARALGYTQSAVSQHIAALEQDLGAPLLTRRPVAPTAAGERLLEHAGPLLLRLDAARADVVRMAAAPEPGLTLATAPTALGPRALAALPAVGATVRVLPRDEIPAAVATGTVQVGLVDGLVAPSDPLRLPDVAPLTAHGVAEEPVCVLLPDGHPLARRAGLRLGDLADARWLDAPDAGLPLARLRAANGGHGFRPALRYEGTDVRTLTALSAAGHGLTLLPRSAATGVPGAVAVPVTEPRVVHRTELVYAGAPGGAAAALVSALVEGV, encoded by the coding sequence ATGGACCCGCACCTCCTGCGCACCTACCTCGCCGTCACCCGCCTCGCCTCCTTCTCCGAGGCCGCGCGCGCACTCGGCTACACCCAGTCGGCGGTCTCCCAGCACATCGCCGCACTCGAACAGGACCTGGGCGCGCCGCTGCTCACCCGCCGCCCCGTCGCCCCCACGGCGGCCGGTGAGCGGCTCCTCGAACACGCGGGTCCGCTGCTGCTGCGCCTGGACGCGGCCCGCGCGGACGTCGTACGGATGGCCGCCGCGCCCGAGCCGGGGCTGACGCTCGCCACCGCGCCCACGGCCCTCGGGCCGCGTGCCCTGGCCGCCCTCCCGGCCGTGGGGGCGACGGTACGGGTGCTGCCCCGGGACGAGATCCCGGCGGCCGTCGCCACCGGCACCGTGCAGGTGGGCCTGGTGGACGGGCTGGTCGCGCCCAGTGATCCGCTGCGCCTGCCCGACGTGGCCCCGCTCACCGCACACGGCGTGGCCGAGGAACCCGTGTGCGTCCTGCTGCCCGACGGCCATCCCCTGGCCCGGCGTGCCGGGCTGCGCCTGGGCGACCTCGCCGACGCGCGCTGGCTGGACGCGCCGGACGCCGGACTGCCGCTGGCCCGGCTCCGCGCGGCCAACGGCGGCCACGGGTTCCGCCCCGCCCTGCGCTACGAGGGCACCGACGTCCGCACCCTGACCGCCCTGTCCGCCGCCGGCCACGGCCTCACCCTGCTGCCCCGGTCGGCGGCCACCGGCGTGCCGGGCGCGGTCGCGGTGCCGGTCACCGAGCCGCGGGTCGTGCACCGGACCGAACTGGTGTACGCAGGTGCGCCCGGGGGAGCGGCGGCGGCCCTCGTGAGCGCGCTGGTCGAGGGCGTGTGA
- a CDS encoding PDZ domain-containing protein, giving the protein MEQTALRPKPMPGQDPGGGTGPAPVRHPHAARRRGRRLRTVLFALSVGTVLVLSGIGLGTVGATVIGMSRLAELQRQAGQGAPGGGGVQGSPSAAADSRPSAQPAGPSPARARATLGLEIVDAEKAGAQVVGVHVPGPGYSAGLVRGDVLLAFGRTRIDSAADLVRAVADAPPGKRIILTVRHRSGGYQQLAAVPGVVT; this is encoded by the coding sequence ATGGAACAGACCGCGTTGCGTCCCAAGCCGATGCCCGGTCAGGACCCCGGCGGCGGCACCGGGCCCGCCCCCGTCCGGCACCCGCACGCCGCCCGCCGCCGGGGCCGACGCCTGCGGACCGTGCTGTTCGCCCTGTCCGTCGGAACGGTCCTGGTCCTGTCCGGGATCGGCCTCGGCACCGTCGGCGCCACGGTGATCGGCATGAGCAGGCTCGCCGAACTCCAGCGACAGGCGGGGCAAGGAGCGCCGGGGGGAGGGGGCGTGCAGGGGAGCCCGTCGGCCGCGGCGGACTCCCGCCCTTCGGCGCAGCCCGCCGGTCCCTCGCCCGCACGCGCGCGTGCGACCCTCGGCCTGGAGATCGTGGACGCCGAGAAGGCGGGCGCGCAGGTCGTCGGCGTGCATGTCCCCGGCCCGGGCTACTCGGCGGGGCTGGTCCGGGGTGACGTACTCCTGGCGTTCGGCCGGACCCGTATCGACTCGGCGGCCGACCTCGTGCGCGCCGTGGCCGACGCCCCGCCCGGCAAGCGGATCATCCTGACGGTGCGTCACCGGAGCGGCGGTTACCAGCAGTTGGCGGCGGTGCCCGGAGTCGTCACATGA
- a CDS encoding LysE family translocator: MPSTLIAFLGACTLVAASPGPSTVLIIKQSLHSRRSGFLTVLGNETGVFVWGVVAALGLTALLTASEIAYDVMRVVGAVVLVAFGVQALRQARRSKGEAETAEGGWESSGKSGWSAYRAGLLLNLANPKAAVFALSFLPQFVPRGAPHLPAMVGLAALWAVYEVGYYGLYVWFVGRLKAVLSRTGVRRRLEQVSGGVLLLLGVRMALES, encoded by the coding sequence ATGCCGAGTACCCTCATCGCCTTCCTCGGGGCCTGCACGCTCGTCGCCGCCTCGCCCGGACCGAGCACCGTGCTGATCATCAAGCAGTCGCTGCACAGCAGACGCTCCGGCTTCCTGACCGTCCTCGGCAACGAGACCGGGGTCTTCGTCTGGGGCGTCGTCGCCGCGCTCGGCCTGACCGCACTGCTGACGGCCTCCGAGATCGCCTACGACGTGATGCGCGTCGTCGGTGCCGTCGTGCTCGTCGCCTTCGGCGTCCAGGCACTGCGCCAGGCGCGCCGCTCCAAGGGGGAGGCGGAGACGGCAGAGGGCGGCTGGGAGAGCTCCGGGAAGAGCGGCTGGTCCGCCTACCGCGCCGGGCTGCTGCTCAACCTCGCCAACCCCAAGGCGGCCGTCTTCGCCCTGTCCTTCCTGCCGCAGTTCGTCCCGCGGGGCGCACCGCACCTGCCGGCCATGGTGGGGCTCGCCGCGCTCTGGGCGGTCTACGAGGTCGGCTACTACGGCCTGTACGTGTGGTTCGTCGGCCGTCTGAAGGCCGTGCTGTCCCGCACGGGAGTACGCCGGCGCCTGGAACAGGTCTCCGGGGGCGTGCTGCTGCTCCTCGGCGTCCGCATGGCACTGGAGAGCTGA